In Cottoperca gobio chromosome 1, fCotGob3.1, whole genome shotgun sequence, a genomic segment contains:
- the bglapl gene encoding bone gamma-carboxyglutamate (gla) protein, like: MKTLTLLSIFALLSVCWSMGAIEPEVVVDPAADTAVEASPVDEAAADADPMDADPADADSADADPADADPADADPADADPADADPAAAATDLASTPDSSSSSESISSSDSSASDSNSNSNSSSSSSSSSESSSSSSSSESSESDSSASDSSSSSSSSSSSSSSSSESASAEASQVVMKRDLAAVLLRRRRAAPGGYLTPLQLESLKEVCELNRGCDEMAETAGIIAAYVAYYGPVPF, from the exons CAATTGAACCAGAGGTTGTCGTGGACCCCGCTGCTGACACAGCTGTTGAAGCTTCACCTGTAGACGAGGCTGCTGCGGATGCTGACCCTATGGATGCTGACCCTGCGGATGCTGACTCTGCGGATGCTGACCCTGCGGATGCTGACCCTGCGGATGCTGACCCTGCGGATGCTGACCCTGCGGATGCTGACCCTGCGGCTGCCGCCACCGATTTAGCCTCCACTCCggactcttcctcctcctccgagtccatctcttcctctgacTCTTCGGCATCTGATTCTAACTCTAACTCTaactcgtcctcctcctcttcctcctcctctgaatcttcttcttcttcttcttcctctgagtcctctgagtctGACTCTTCTGCCTCTgattcttcctcttcttcttcttcttcttcttcatcctcttcatcttcatcagagTCAGCCAGTGCTGAGG CGTCTCAGGTGGTCATGAAGAGAGACCTGGCCGCTGTTCTCCTGAGGAGAAGACGAGCTGCACCAGGAGGATACCTCACCCCTCTGCAGCTGGAAAG CCTGAAAGAAGTGTGTGAGCTGAACAGAGGCTGTGACGAGATGGCTGAAACTGCAGGCATCATCGCCGCATATGTCGCCTACTACGGACCCGTCCCCTTCTAA